The nucleotide sequence CGACCTGGACCGCGTGCTCGCCCACTACGCCGAGGACGCCGTCTTCCAGAGCCCGACCGTGCTGCTCGGCGACCCCGACGGGGACGGCACGCTCCGCGGCCGCGGCGCCATCCGTGAGCTCTGCGAGCGCGCGCTCGCCCGCTTCCCGAAGCTCCGCTTCGAGCTCGAGGAAGTGATCGAGCGCCCATCGGGCGTGATGGTGCTCCACCGCAAGCACAACGTCTTCGCCGCCCGCCCCGGCCTGACCGTCGAGACCTTCGAGACCGCCGGCGGCCTCGTCACGCGCAACGTCGTCTATTGGAGCGCCGAAGAGGTCGCCGCCCGCTTCCGGTCGATCTAGGGGTTCTCGTTCGACTGCCCGCCGGGCGATGGCGCGCGCGTCGATGCCGTCGCCCCGCGCACCCCGGGGTTGGCCAGGCTCGCCGATGGGGATACCCTCCGGCCGTCCGGCAGGCACCATGGCGACGGCCACCTACCGCGTCTTCGATCCGCTGCTGCCGCGCGCGCAGGCGGAGCGGATGCTCCGGCTCTGCGAGCGCTTCGGCGCCTACGGCATGTACTCGCAGGAGGCGTCCGAGGCCGAGATCGGCCAGGGCCTCTTCCAGCGCCACGACGCGGTGATGAACTTCCTCAAGACCGGCGGGCGGTTCGGCCGGCACGACTCGATCGCGTCGCTCGGCGCACGCACGAACTACTTCCGCGAGAGCTACGCCTACGGCGACGAGGTGCGCATCGACGGCATCGAGCCCTTCCTGCGCTACGAGGGCTTCGTCGAGGCGGCGCGCGCGATCCACGGCCGGCCGGTCATCGAGCCGGCGATCGTGTACGCGAACCTCCTCGTCCCGGGGCAGGAGCTCGCCGTGCACACCGACGTGCCGGAGTTCCGCGGCGCGAACCGGAAGCTCTACCCGCAGTGGCTCATGGTCGTCATGCACCACTCGGGGCTCTTCGACGAGTATCGCATGCCGATCGCGACCGCCGTCGGCTGGTTCAACGACTGCCACGGGGGCGAGTTCGCCTTCTACCCGCAGGGTGGGGACGGTCCGGCCGCGACGATCCCGGCGCGCACCAACACCGGCATCATCCTCGACACGGACTCGGTGTTCCACGGTGTCGACCCGGTCGAGTCGGACTCGCCCCTGCCCGCGCTGCGGCCAGGCATGCGGCTCCGCTGGGACCACGGCCGCTGGCTCGTGCACGACGGCGATGCGGTCGTCGCGCGCTACCCCTGGGATGAGATCCGCTTCTCGATCTCGTGGAAGGCGTACTGCTTCACCGACGCGGAGGAGCGGCGCGCATGGCGCGAGCACCGGGAAGACCTGGTGCTCGAGCGCATCGTTGATCGCCTGGTCGAGGAC is from Deltaproteobacteria bacterium and encodes:
- a CDS encoding nuclear transport factor 2 family protein; this translates as MSHERLVRDWLEGWNGRDLDRVLAHYAEDAVFQSPTVLLGDPDGDGTLRGRGAIRELCERALARFPKLRFELEEVIERPSGVMVLHRKHNVFAARPGLTVETFETAGGLVTRNVVYWSAEEVAARFRSI